Below is a genomic region from Nitrospirota bacterium.
ACTTCGGATTTTATTCTCCTGAGCTGGAAGGTTTCTCAGGTATCGGTCATTCAATTGAGGACTGCCTTTATAAAGCAAAATGGGGGATGATTGAGCATGTGAATCTCTTGAAGGAAAAGGGACTTCCTGTTCCTTCAAAAAACCCGAACC
It encodes:
- a CDS encoding type II toxin-antitoxin system HicB family antitoxin; the protein is MIELEYSLVIEATEEPDYFGFYSPELEGFSGIGHSIEDCLYKAKWGMIEHVNLLKEKGLPVPSKNPNPKIIVQNEPKMAIA